The following are encoded in a window of Roseimaritima ulvae genomic DNA:
- a CDS encoding LysR family transcriptional regulator, translating to MDMDQLAHFQCVAELKNFTRAAERLCLSQPALSRSIQRLEEELGQPLFERRPRSVDLTDAGQLFQSRAEQMLLILEDCKAELNDDGQSGRIRIAGIPTIAPFFLPDLLRSFSDAFPKANLIVQEDTTDHLLKRCKQGELDVAIVALPIPTKYVGIEELFSEELSLVVPQSHPLADKRQIRIGDVEQYPFVLLDEAHCLSDNITTFCRQRSIQPVAVERTSQLVMVQELVSLGHGVSMIPEMAKRLDSSKRRVYRSFQGKPPKRTVAAVWNPYRFQSRLLGAFREHLRTYADRFASGG from the coding sequence ATGGACATGGATCAGCTGGCACATTTTCAGTGTGTCGCGGAACTGAAGAACTTTACGCGTGCTGCCGAGCGGTTGTGTTTATCACAGCCCGCGCTCAGCCGTTCGATTCAACGCTTGGAAGAGGAACTAGGGCAACCGCTGTTCGAACGCAGACCGCGTTCGGTGGACCTAACCGACGCGGGGCAACTGTTTCAGTCACGTGCCGAACAGATGCTGTTGATCTTGGAGGACTGCAAAGCCGAGCTCAACGACGATGGGCAGAGCGGTCGGATTCGCATCGCGGGCATTCCCACAATTGCACCGTTCTTCTTGCCCGATCTGTTGCGTTCGTTTTCCGACGCCTTCCCCAAAGCCAATCTGATCGTACAAGAAGACACCACGGACCACCTGTTGAAACGCTGCAAACAGGGGGAGTTGGACGTAGCGATTGTGGCGCTACCGATCCCTACGAAGTACGTAGGAATCGAAGAGTTGTTCAGCGAAGAGTTGAGTTTGGTGGTGCCGCAGTCGCATCCGCTGGCAGACAAGCGTCAGATCCGCATTGGGGACGTCGAGCAATATCCCTTTGTGCTGCTGGATGAAGCGCATTGTCTATCGGATAACATCACCACGTTTTGCCGGCAGCGATCCATTCAGCCCGTCGCCGTGGAACGCACCAGCCAGTTGGTAATGGTTCAGGAACTGGTGTCGCTGGGTCATGGCGTATCGATGATCCCGGAGATGGCCAAGCGTCTGGATTCAAGCAAACGGCGGGTTTATCGTTCGTTTCAAGGCAAGCCACCGAAGCGAACCGTGGCCGCCGTCTGGAACCCGTACCGCTTCCAAAGCCGATTGCTAGGTGCTTTCCGGGAACATTTGCGAACGTATGCCGACCGTTTTGCCAGCGGAGGGTGA
- a CDS encoding zinc ribbon domain-containing protein YjdM, which yields MSELPNCPQCDSEYTYEDGILLVCPTCGHEWSPGEAEAAADDDAVRDSNGNVLENGDTVVVIKDLKLKGSTTVVKVGTKVKNIRLVDADHDIDCKIEGIGAMSLKSEFVRKA from the coding sequence ATGAGCGAGCTACCGAACTGTCCCCAGTGTGACTCTGAGTATACCTATGAGGACGGGATCCTGTTGGTTTGCCCGACCTGTGGCCACGAGTGGTCGCCCGGCGAGGCCGAGGCGGCGGCCGACGACGACGCTGTCCGTGATTCCAACGGCAATGTGTTGGAAAACGGAGACACGGTGGTGGTCATCAAAGACCTGAAGCTGAAAGGGTCGACGACGGTTGTGAAGGTTGGCACGAAAGTCAAAAACATCCGTTTGGTCGACGCCGATCACGACATCGACTGCAAGATCGAAGGCATCGGGGCGATGTCGCTGAAATCCGAGTTCGTTCGCAAAGCGTAG
- a CDS encoding SDR family oxidoreductase, with protein MAFDVQNKTVLVTGANRGIGKVILEEALRRGAKKVYAAVRNVDSAADLVVAHGDRVVPLRLDLEDPASITAAAEEADDVDLVVNNAGVLKTAGALAAEAVETLQYEMNVNVYGLLRVAQAFAPGLKARGGGALVQLNSVASVRSFSDFATYAASKAASYSLTQALQASLGEQGTQVVSVHPGPIQTDMGADAGFHDNAAPPELVATAIFDALVESRFHVWPDPMAEQVAGAYQPFAEQVIEAEQQEKAV; from the coding sequence ATGGCATTCGACGTACAGAACAAAACCGTTTTGGTCACCGGCGCCAACCGTGGCATCGGCAAAGTGATTTTGGAAGAGGCTCTGCGGAGGGGGGCGAAAAAGGTCTACGCGGCGGTGCGCAACGTAGATTCGGCGGCCGATTTAGTCGTTGCGCACGGCGATCGGGTGGTCCCGCTGCGACTGGATCTGGAAGACCCCGCGTCGATCACGGCGGCGGCCGAGGAAGCGGACGACGTGGACTTGGTGGTCAACAATGCGGGAGTGTTAAAAACCGCCGGGGCGTTGGCGGCCGAAGCCGTGGAAACGCTGCAATATGAAATGAACGTTAATGTCTATGGCTTGCTCCGCGTGGCCCAGGCCTTCGCGCCGGGGCTGAAAGCTCGAGGCGGCGGGGCATTGGTTCAGCTGAACAGTGTGGCCTCGGTCCGCTCCTTCAGCGACTTTGCCACCTACGCCGCCTCCAAAGCCGCCAGTTATTCGCTGACGCAGGCATTGCAAGCGTCGTTGGGCGAACAGGGCACGCAGGTCGTCAGCGTACATCCCGGACCGATCCAAACCGACATGGGGGCGGACGCTGGTTTTCATGACAACGCGGCCCCACCCGAATTGGTCGCCACCGCCATTTTTGACGCTTTGGTTGAGAGCCGCTTCCACGTCTGGCCCGACCCCATGGCCGAGCAGGTCGCCGGTGCGTATCAACCCTTTGCTGAGCAGGTGATCGAAGCCGAGCAGCAAGAGAAAGCGGTTTGA
- a CDS encoding RNA polymerase sigma factor, translating into MTNSPPTRATLLLRLRDRGDAVAWNEFVRDYGPLLYRFVRSRGLQDADAADLVQDVMRRVGTGIGRLDYEKQKGGFRAWLFTITRNQLATYFEKRKQLGPLGGAAAGGGSAADDVREQADNGHSSLEAQWELEYRRQLAARAMQQLKPTIEPNTWAAFELTAIEGRTAQHTAERTGMSTGAVYVARSRVTAKLRDEITRLLAEEEA; encoded by the coding sequence ATGACCAATTCCCCTCCCACGCGAGCGACACTGCTGCTCCGCTTGCGTGACCGCGGCGATGCGGTCGCCTGGAACGAGTTCGTTCGCGACTACGGCCCCCTGCTGTACCGCTTCGTCCGCAGTCGCGGGTTACAGGACGCCGACGCAGCGGACTTGGTTCAAGACGTGATGCGAAGGGTGGGCACGGGGATTGGACGGCTGGACTACGAGAAACAAAAAGGCGGATTTCGTGCCTGGTTGTTCACGATTACTCGCAACCAGTTGGCCACTTATTTTGAAAAACGCAAACAGCTTGGGCCGCTCGGCGGCGCCGCTGCGGGCGGGGGATCGGCCGCTGACGATGTGCGGGAACAGGCCGATAACGGACATTCTTCGTTAGAAGCTCAGTGGGAACTGGAATACCGCCGTCAGCTGGCCGCCAGGGCCATGCAACAATTGAAGCCGACCATCGAGCCCAACACGTGGGCCGCGTTTGAACTGACAGCGATCGAAGGCCGAACGGCCCAACATACGGCCGAACGCACCGGGATGTCCACCGGGGCGGTGTATGTCGCTCGTAGCCGCGTGACCGCCAAACTACGGGACGAAATCACTCGACTGCTCGCCGAAGAAGAGGCGTAA
- a CDS encoding WD40 repeat domain-containing serine/threonine protein kinase: MKLATQCPTPEQLSELLRGTLSAQDAARFTEHIGSCSVCQASMLSDATGELPIASWLSGVRELAPPNQSDYWQAIERVEQELVGEASAKTHDTPAAVDRSQQETQAADYATNPPPHRDGELDFLEPSDDPAYLGKLHHFQIARVIGRGGMGIVLEAFDPHLQRTVAIKVLNPQYQANDISKQRFCREGRAAAAISHEHVVPMYQVAKAQEGEVAYLVMQLIDGDTLESRLSDGRPLPPDEVARIGMQIAAGLSAAHKRDMVHRDIKPANIMIEADTGRVKLTDFGLARATDDVKLTKTGMVTGTPLYMSPEQAMGEDADEHSDLFSLGAVLYEMATGMPPFQAPTALAVMQNILKHTPDPPHKLNAGITRPLSDLIMSLLAKQPADRPESASAVATALASIVNEYGPISPLQVPAVAAKEVKKLSGGYRRLERRWVMAAWTAAAVGLVSLLATGLIVFRPSASGDDFPSVVLPDNPGTVWSVDFAPHDNVLAAAVEDGSVRIWDIENQTLQKSFSAHQGSAWIVAYHPTRPLLMTSGDDESVRLWDSNTFEMVQQWETKNAVRSATFSPDGNRIAAGDRDGTIHVYDIDSGEEVVSTTHSGAIFGVDYSSDGSLIASVGSDKVVRIFDSQTLAERNRFSGHDGAIYSVKFAPQGPLVASVGWNKNVRVWNTATGQQVMNLTGSEGDIWGVDFCAASTHMVTGEQGGVARVWDLSSGEFVTTLRGHTSAVHNVSLDQIAHRIATSSRDGTIRVWDMSSVDPE; this comes from the coding sequence ATGAAACTAGCCACGCAGTGCCCGACTCCCGAACAACTCAGCGAACTCCTTCGCGGCACCCTGTCCGCACAGGACGCGGCGCGGTTCACCGAACACATTGGCTCCTGCAGTGTTTGCCAAGCGAGCATGTTGTCCGACGCCACGGGTGAACTGCCGATCGCTTCCTGGCTTTCCGGAGTGCGCGAACTGGCGCCGCCCAATCAATCGGATTACTGGCAGGCCATCGAGCGCGTCGAACAGGAATTGGTTGGCGAAGCGAGCGCTAAAACCCATGACACGCCGGCCGCCGTGGATCGCTCGCAACAGGAAACCCAAGCGGCCGACTACGCCACCAACCCGCCGCCCCACCGCGACGGTGAATTGGACTTTCTCGAACCTTCGGATGACCCGGCTTATCTCGGCAAGCTACATCACTTTCAAATCGCTCGCGTGATCGGTCGCGGCGGTATGGGGATTGTGCTGGAAGCCTTCGATCCGCATTTGCAGCGGACCGTTGCCATCAAGGTTTTGAATCCGCAGTACCAGGCCAACGACATCTCCAAACAGCGTTTCTGCCGTGAAGGTCGCGCCGCCGCTGCGATCTCGCACGAACATGTGGTGCCGATGTATCAGGTCGCCAAGGCTCAAGAGGGCGAGGTGGCTTATCTGGTGATGCAGTTGATCGACGGCGACACGCTGGAGTCGCGGTTGAGCGACGGTCGGCCGTTGCCGCCCGACGAGGTCGCTCGGATCGGCATGCAAATCGCCGCCGGATTGTCGGCCGCGCATAAACGAGACATGGTGCACCGCGATATCAAGCCAGCCAACATCATGATCGAGGCCGACACCGGCCGCGTGAAATTAACCGACTTCGGACTCGCACGGGCGACCGACGATGTGAAATTGACCAAGACGGGCATGGTCACGGGAACGCCGTTGTACATGTCGCCTGAACAAGCCATGGGAGAAGACGCCGACGAACACAGCGATTTGTTTTCGCTGGGCGCTGTGTTGTATGAGATGGCCACCGGGATGCCGCCCTTCCAAGCGCCCACGGCGTTGGCGGTGATGCAAAACATTCTCAAACATACGCCCGATCCCCCGCACAAGCTCAACGCCGGGATCACCCGTCCTCTGTCCGACCTGATCATGTCCCTGCTGGCCAAACAGCCGGCCGATCGTCCGGAATCCGCATCGGCGGTGGCGACCGCGTTGGCCTCGATCGTCAATGAGTACGGTCCGATTTCGCCCTTGCAAGTTCCCGCGGTGGCGGCCAAAGAGGTTAAGAAGCTGTCGGGTGGTTACCGTCGCTTGGAACGCCGCTGGGTAATGGCGGCGTGGACGGCCGCAGCCGTTGGATTGGTCAGCTTGTTGGCCACCGGTCTGATCGTGTTCCGCCCGTCCGCCAGCGGAGATGATTTTCCGTCGGTCGTGTTGCCTGATAACCCCGGTACGGTGTGGTCGGTTGACTTTGCCCCTCATGACAATGTGCTGGCCGCGGCCGTGGAAGATGGCAGCGTACGGATTTGGGACATCGAAAACCAAACCCTACAGAAGAGCTTCAGCGCGCATCAAGGCAGCGCGTGGATCGTGGCCTATCACCCCACGCGGCCGTTGCTGATGACCAGTGGGGACGACGAATCGGTGCGACTGTGGGATTCGAACACCTTTGAGATGGTTCAGCAGTGGGAAACCAAGAATGCCGTTCGCAGCGCGACCTTCTCCCCCGATGGTAATCGCATCGCCGCCGGCGACCGCGATGGCACGATCCACGTGTATGACATCGATAGCGGCGAAGAGGTCGTCAGCACGACACACTCCGGTGCAATTTTTGGAGTCGATTACTCCAGCGATGGTAGCCTGATCGCCAGCGTTGGCAGCGACAAGGTGGTGCGGATCTTTGACTCGCAGACACTTGCCGAACGCAATCGCTTTAGCGGTCACGACGGCGCGATTTACAGTGTCAAATTCGCCCCACAAGGGCCTCTGGTCGCATCGGTGGGCTGGAACAAAAACGTCCGGGTTTGGAACACCGCGACCGGCCAGCAGGTGATGAACTTAACGGGCAGCGAAGGCGACATTTGGGGCGTCGATTTCTGCGCGGCGTCGACGCACATGGTCACCGGCGAACAGGGCGGCGTGGCACGGGTTTGGGACCTGTCCAGCGGCGAATTTGTGACCACACTTCGCGGCCACACCTCGGCGGTGCACAATGTATCGCTGGACCAAATCGCTCATCGCATCGCCACCAGCAGCCGCGATGGAACGATTCGCGTCTGGGACATGAGCAGCGTCGATCCCGAGTAG
- the egtB gene encoding ergothioneine biosynthesis protein EgtB, with amino-acid sequence MEIQNRFRETRKFSERLAAPLSPEDCVVQSMEDASPTRWHLAHTTWFFETFILCQQADYTCFDDAFGYLFNSYYNTIGEQFPRAQRGLLSRPGLERIWQYRRHVDQQILERLDQPDFADKFHRLIEIGIQHEQQHQELILTDIKHVLSCNPVWPIYEDLPLQCSGQPAARDPLLIEAGIHEVGHTGDGFAFDNESPRHKSYLHACRIDGRLVTCGEYAEFIDAGGYDRPEMWLSLGWATVQQQGWQAPLYWQRAEGEWKQFTLAGMQPIDEHAPVTHISFFEADAYARWRGKRLPTEFEWEVAAATMPIAEDDQFVDRLIAGGRAIHPTCSPSGLCGAVWQWTSSSYLGYPGYHPPAGAVGEYNGKFMCDQHVLRGGSVATHSQHIRHTYRNFFPAHTRWQFSGIRLAE; translated from the coding sequence ATGGAAATTCAGAATCGATTCCGCGAGACGCGAAAGTTTAGTGAACGCTTGGCGGCGCCCCTGTCGCCGGAGGACTGCGTGGTCCAGTCGATGGAAGACGCCAGCCCCACGCGCTGGCACCTGGCGCATACGACGTGGTTCTTTGAAACCTTTATCCTTTGCCAACAAGCAGACTATACGTGCTTTGACGACGCCTTCGGCTATCTATTTAACTCCTACTACAACACCATCGGTGAGCAATTCCCGCGTGCCCAACGCGGTTTACTGTCACGGCCGGGCTTGGAACGCATCTGGCAGTATCGGCGACACGTCGATCAGCAGATTCTGGAACGATTGGACCAGCCGGATTTTGCCGACAAGTTTCACCGCTTGATCGAAATCGGTATTCAACACGAGCAACAACATCAGGAGTTGATCCTGACCGACATCAAACACGTTTTGTCCTGCAATCCCGTTTGGCCGATCTACGAAGATCTGCCTTTGCAGTGCTCTGGTCAACCCGCCGCTAGGGACCCGTTGCTGATCGAGGCAGGGATCCACGAAGTTGGACACACCGGTGACGGTTTCGCATTCGATAACGAATCGCCGCGGCACAAATCGTACCTGCACGCCTGTCGGATCGATGGCCGCCTAGTGACCTGCGGCGAGTACGCGGAATTCATCGATGCCGGAGGCTACGATCGCCCCGAAATGTGGTTGTCACTGGGCTGGGCGACGGTTCAACAGCAGGGCTGGCAAGCGCCTCTGTACTGGCAGCGTGCGGAAGGCGAATGGAAGCAGTTCACGCTAGCCGGAATGCAGCCGATCGACGAACACGCCCCCGTGACACACATCAGCTTTTTCGAAGCCGACGCCTACGCTCGTTGGCGTGGCAAACGTTTACCTACCGAATTTGAATGGGAGGTTGCCGCGGCGACAATGCCCATCGCTGAAGACGATCAATTTGTCGATCGTTTGATCGCGGGCGGCCGCGCCATCCATCCCACGTGTTCGCCAAGCGGTCTCTGTGGAGCCGTTTGGCAATGGACGTCTAGCAGCTACCTGGGCTACCCCGGCTACCATCCGCCGGCCGGCGCGGTGGGCGAGTACAACGGAAAATTCATGTGCGACCAACATGTGCTTCGCGGCGGCAGCGTGGCCACGCACAGCCAACACATCCGCCACACCTACCGCAACTTTTTTCCCGCCCATACCCGTTGGCAGTTCAGCGGCATCCGGTTGGCCGAGTAG
- the egtD gene encoding L-histidine N(alpha)-methyltransferase, translating to MNISASLGSSLAPFLQDVLHGLSQPHKTLPCKYLYDQRGSQLFDQICGTEEYYPTRTELQIMNEHADSMARQIGRQAMLVEYGSGSSVKTQILLDALDAPVAYVPVDISEEHLLQTSAALQANYPHTEILPVVADFTTPFTLPEPAEDFSHVALYFPGSTIGNFTPIAAGVLLQNMADMLGPQGGLLIGIDLQKDVAVLEAAYNDAAGVTAEFNLNLLRRINEELDADFALDQFSHSAIYNPNQHRMEISLVSLREQHASVHGQRFHFDAGEPILTEYSHKYTVQGFAAFAAQFGFALHKHWTDQRGYFGVLHLVQD from the coding sequence TTGAATATTTCCGCTTCGCTCGGCTCCTCGCTGGCCCCCTTCTTGCAAGATGTATTGCACGGCTTGTCGCAGCCGCACAAGACTTTGCCCTGCAAATACCTGTACGACCAACGCGGTTCGCAGTTGTTTGACCAGATTTGCGGTACGGAGGAGTATTATCCAACCCGCACGGAACTGCAGATCATGAATGAGCACGCCGATTCGATGGCCAGACAAATCGGCCGTCAAGCGATGCTGGTGGAATACGGCAGCGGCAGCAGCGTGAAAACTCAAATCCTCCTGGACGCACTCGATGCTCCGGTCGCCTATGTACCGGTGGACATCTCCGAAGAACATCTGCTGCAAACGTCTGCAGCGCTGCAAGCCAACTATCCCCATACCGAAATCCTGCCCGTGGTGGCTGATTTCACAACGCCCTTTACGCTGCCTGAGCCGGCAGAGGATTTTTCCCATGTGGCGTTGTATTTCCCGGGATCGACGATAGGCAATTTCACGCCTATCGCGGCCGGCGTGTTGCTGCAAAACATGGCGGATATGCTGGGTCCACAGGGCGGCTTGCTGATTGGAATCGATTTACAGAAAGACGTTGCGGTGTTGGAGGCGGCATATAATGACGCGGCCGGCGTGACGGCCGAATTTAACCTGAACTTGTTGCGCCGCATCAACGAGGAACTGGACGCCGATTTCGCCCTCGACCAGTTTTCCCATAGCGCGATCTACAATCCGAACCAGCATCGCATGGAAATCTCTCTGGTCAGCCTCCGCGAACAGCACGCCAGCGTCCACGGCCAGCGGTTTCATTTTGACGCCGGCGAACCAATTCTCACGGAATATTCACACAAGTACACGGTCCAAGGCTTCGCCGCCTTTGCGGCCCAATTCGGATTCGCATTACACAAACACTGGACCGACCAACGCGGGTATTTTGGTGTGCTGCATCTGGTACAGGACTGA
- a CDS encoding NADP-dependent oxidoreductase, with protein sequence MSQSKQHNRRIVLNARPHGEPRQDDFRLETGDIPVPGDGEMLLRTLYLSLDPYMRGRMSEGPSYAEPVALNEVMVGGTVSRVEQSSHPRFAEGDLVVSYSGWQDYAVSDGSGLIRLDANIERPSTALGVLGMPGFTAYMGLLDIGRPKPGETVVVAAATGAVGSVVGQIAKLKECRVVAVAGGPEKCRIAVEELGFDACIDHYAEDFAEQLAAACAQGIDVYYENVGGKVFDAVLPLLNTKARVPLCGLIAHYNDTELPPGPDRLALLTKTILIKRLKVQGFIIFDDYASGYGEFASTMSDWVKAGKIQVREDIVEGLENAPQAFIGMLSGKNSGKLVVQVADE encoded by the coding sequence ATGTCCCAATCGAAGCAGCACAACCGTCGGATCGTTTTAAATGCTCGTCCGCACGGCGAGCCCCGCCAGGACGACTTTCGTTTAGAAACCGGTGACATTCCCGTTCCCGGTGACGGAGAAATGTTGTTGCGAACGTTGTATCTATCACTGGATCCCTACATGCGTGGCCGGATGAGCGAAGGGCCGTCGTATGCCGAGCCGGTCGCGCTGAACGAGGTGATGGTCGGCGGTACCGTCTCACGCGTGGAGCAATCGAGCCATCCTCGCTTTGCCGAAGGCGATCTGGTCGTCAGCTACAGTGGCTGGCAGGACTACGCGGTATCAGATGGTAGCGGACTGATTCGCTTGGATGCAAATATCGAACGTCCCTCGACAGCGTTGGGCGTGCTGGGGATGCCAGGCTTCACCGCTTATATGGGGCTGTTGGATATCGGACGACCGAAGCCCGGCGAAACGGTGGTCGTTGCGGCAGCGACCGGCGCGGTGGGTTCGGTCGTGGGGCAGATCGCTAAACTGAAAGAATGCCGTGTTGTGGCAGTGGCCGGTGGGCCAGAAAAATGCCGCATCGCCGTCGAAGAACTGGGCTTTGATGCCTGCATCGACCACTACGCCGAAGATTTTGCCGAGCAACTGGCGGCGGCCTGCGCGCAGGGTATCGACGTGTATTATGAAAACGTCGGCGGGAAAGTTTTTGACGCGGTGCTGCCGCTGCTGAATACCAAGGCGCGGGTGCCCCTGTGCGGCTTGATCGCCCATTATAATGACACCGAATTGCCGCCGGGACCCGATCGTCTGGCACTGTTGACGAAAACGATTCTGATCAAACGGCTAAAAGTTCAAGGGTTCATCATCTTCGATGACTACGCGTCGGGCTACGGCGAGTTTGCGTCCACGATGAGTGACTGGGTGAAAGCGGGCAAGATCCAGGTTCGTGAAGACATCGTTGAAGGCTTGGAAAACGCGCCGCAAGCCTTTATCGGAATGTTGTCAGGAAAGAACTCCGGAAAACTGGTGGTGCAAGTCGCCGACGAGTAG
- a CDS encoding metallophosphoesterase — MSNNDAPMIAKWDACGESPQRFCFVSDLHCFSSRSTVDEHEWMIEQVIKRSDVCVWGGDLFDFRWSQVGHEDESIAAALGWLQRHYDAHPTTQFVFLNGNHDAHDRFAMRLQQWAAARERFRCGLDALVADDTLFVHGDVIEGRGTDQGFASYRRNWRDKPSAHPHAHRLYDAAVSVRLHQAVAVTAHRRRRTCLRLARWVHRQDTRLMESVRRVVFGHTHRPIEHYRLKGMDFFNGGAAIRHVKFKPVELDCFHEGSRPD, encoded by the coding sequence ATGTCCAACAACGATGCCCCCATGATCGCCAAATGGGACGCTTGCGGCGAATCACCGCAGCGGTTTTGTTTTGTTTCGGACCTGCACTGCTTCAGTAGCCGCTCGACCGTCGACGAGCATGAATGGATGATCGAACAGGTCATCAAACGCAGTGATGTTTGCGTGTGGGGAGGCGATCTGTTTGATTTCCGCTGGAGTCAGGTCGGTCACGAAGACGAATCGATTGCGGCCGCTTTGGGGTGGCTGCAGCGACACTACGACGCGCACCCGACCACGCAGTTTGTGTTTCTCAACGGTAACCATGACGCGCATGACCGCTTCGCCATGCGGTTGCAGCAATGGGCCGCGGCCCGCGAGCGATTCCGCTGTGGGCTGGACGCGTTGGTGGCCGACGACACGTTATTTGTCCACGGCGATGTGATCGAAGGCCGCGGTACCGACCAAGGCTTTGCCAGCTACCGTCGCAACTGGCGAGACAAACCGAGCGCCCATCCACACGCCCATCGCCTGTATGACGCCGCCGTTTCGGTACGCCTGCATCAAGCCGTCGCCGTGACGGCTCACCGGCGACGTCGTACTTGCCTACGTCTGGCGCGGTGGGTGCATCGCCAAGACACGCGGCTCATGGAATCGGTACGCCGCGTGGTGTTCGGCCATACGCATCGCCCGATCGAACACTACCGTCTCAAGGGCATGGATTTTTTTAATGGGGGCGCGGCAATCAGGCACGTGAAATTCAAACCTGTGGAGTTGGATTGTTTTCACGAAGGTTCCAGGCCTGACTGA
- a CDS encoding sigma-70 family RNA polymerase sigma factor, protein MMNDRSPEETLLDEALQRVLQGEAAAFEHVVRRFELPLRAWLASHAPPGVDVDEIAQRSFVASFTRLAEYQLGTNFAAWLFTIARYQLRTETTRLRRIADYHARYGPDLLQRELDRRVNEPLEESSQRFENLNRCLENLAEPLRRFVTWRYEEEIPLEEMSQRCGRSVAAVKKQLWKIRQQLQRCVEARTAKVEGHSV, encoded by the coding sequence ATGATGAATGATCGGTCCCCTGAAGAAACGCTGCTGGACGAAGCCTTGCAACGGGTGTTGCAAGGGGAAGCGGCTGCATTTGAGCATGTGGTGCGGCGGTTCGAGTTGCCGTTGCGAGCATGGTTGGCTTCCCACGCCCCGCCGGGGGTCGACGTCGACGAGATCGCACAGCGGAGTTTCGTCGCATCGTTCACGCGGTTGGCCGAATACCAGCTGGGCACCAATTTTGCCGCCTGGTTGTTCACCATCGCCCGCTACCAGTTGCGGACCGAAACCACGCGATTGCGACGGATTGCCGACTACCACGCTCGCTACGGCCCCGACCTATTGCAACGCGAACTGGACCGCCGCGTCAACGAGCCGCTGGAGGAGTCGTCGCAGCGGTTCGAAAATTTAAACCGTTGTCTGGAGAACCTGGCGGAACCCCTGCGGCGATTTGTGACCTGGCGTTACGAAGAAGAGATTCCGCTGGAGGAGATGTCGCAGCGTTGCGGACGATCCGTGGCAGCGGTCAAAAAGCAGCTTTGGAAAATTCGACAACAGCTCCAACGATGTGTGGAAGCCCGCACCGCGAAGGTTGAGGGACATTCGGTATGA